A section of the Camelus ferus isolate YT-003-E chromosome 33, BCGSAC_Cfer_1.0, whole genome shotgun sequence genome encodes:
- the LOC102516127 gene encoding olfactory receptor 143: MAMKNDSSVTEFILVGFTDHVQLQFPLFFLFLLNYTVTVVGNLILINLIYLNSHLHTPMYFFIFNLSFIDLCHSLVITPKLLMSFVSEKNIISFAGCMAQLFFFCFFVHSECYVLTAMAYDRCVAICKPLRYTVTMSPQVCSLLMSGSYVMGFAGAMVHTGDMIRLFFCDSNIINHYMCDIFPLLQLSCSSTYASELVESIIVSTVVIISSFIIFVSYVLILSNILHISSAQGWSKAFSTCGSHIITVALFYGSGLFTHLKASSDGSVGQGKFFSVFYTNIVPMLNPFIYSLRNKDIKLALKKTLKRIIN, from the coding sequence ATGGCTATGAAAAATGACTCTTCGGTAACTGAGTTCATCCTGGTAGGATTTACAGACCATGTGCAACTCCagtttcccctcttcttcctcttcttattgAACTATACAGTCACAGTGGTGGGGAATTTGATCCTAATTAACCTAATATACCTGAACTCTCACCTTCACACTCCaatgtattttttcatcttcAACCTGTCCTTCATAGATCTCTGCCACTCCTTGGTCATCACCCCTAAACTGCTGATGAGCTTTGTGTCAGAGAAGAACATCATCTCCTTTGCAGGCTGTATGGCTcagctgttctttttctgtttctttgtccaTTCTGAGTGCTATGTGTTGACAGCCATGGCCTATGATCGCTgtgtggccatctgtaagccccTGCGGTACACGGTCACTATGTCCCCTCAGGTCTGTTCTCTGCTCATGTCTGGTTCATATGTGATGGGGTTTGCTGGTGCCATGGTCCACACAGGGGACATGATCAGATTGTTCTTCTGTGATTCCAATATCATCAACCATTACATGTGTGAcatcttccccctcctccagctgtcCTGCAGCAGCACCTATGCCAGTGAGCTGGTAGAATCCATTATTGTGAGCACAGTTGTCATAATATCtagcttcattatttttgtttcttatgttCTCATCCTCTCCAATATCCTCCACATCTCATCAGCTCAGGGTTGGTCCAAAGCCTTCAGTACATGTGGCTCCCACATAATAACTGTAGCCCTCTTCTATGGTTCTGGGTTATTCACACACCTCAAGGCCTCTTCTGATGGTTCTGTGGGCCAGGGGAAGTTCTTCTCAGTGTTTTATACCAATATAGTACCCATGTTGAACCCCTTCATCTATAGTCTAAGGAACAAGGATATCAAACTTGCTCTGAAGAAAACCCTGAAGAGAATTATAAACTAA